In Triticum urartu cultivar G1812 chromosome 6, Tu2.1, whole genome shotgun sequence, the following proteins share a genomic window:
- the LOC125513567 gene encoding uncharacterized protein LOC125513567, whose protein sequence is MDVRTPRHQRLLRTPRGPPTPHHPRHHPGTPGQNPIRYVPAAAPISPRSAAAAAAAAMEDDAITTLMDIDDSPRSAAGAGFLDDDDEGDLLHSHRMGGRGNEARGPLPFAGFFNTFDGADFDDSDLA, encoded by the coding sequence ATGGACGTCAGGACGCCCCGGCACCAAAGGCTGCTCCGCACCCCGCGCGGCCCACCGACGCCCCATCATCCCCGCCACCACCCCGGCACGCCCGGCCAAAACCCTATCCGCTACGTCCCAGCCGCCGCCCCGATCTCCCcgcgctccgccgccgccgcggccgccgccgccatggaggACGACGCCATCACCACGCTCATGGACATCGACGACTCCCCCCGCAGCGCCGCCGGCGCCGGCTtcctcgacgacgacgacgagggGGACCTCCTCCACTCCCACCGCATGGGCGGCCGCGGGAACGAGGCGCGCGGCCCCCTCCCCTTCGCCGGCTTCTTCAACACCTTCGACGGCGCCGACTTCGACGACTCCGATCTGGCCTGA